The Raphanus sativus cultivar WK10039 chromosome 6, ASM80110v3, whole genome shotgun sequence sequence ACTTTGTGATTTCTCTTACTTCACAAGTTagttatatattactttaaaaagCCTTGTTTACTTTCATAGCCATCAAATATTCGTATCACTCGCTTCTGCTGAGAGAACCTAGTTAGCCAAATGAAGAAGTCATCTTAATTTATTACGATGAATATATATTCTTGTTTAGTGTGTAATCTAGTTTTGAATTGGTTTTACGAGGTGATAATCTTTTCAACCTCTATACTTCTGCACCCCAAGTTTTTGACACTTCCTCTTTTTTTCTAAACAGATAACACGTAGGGACGAGGGAATGGCGCCTTTCATCTCTGGTGAGAAGCGCAATTACGTTTTTGGTGGCATTTGTGGAATTGCAGCGAATGCGTCCATTAAGGTATACCTCTTCTTTTAATCTTTTTGAAACCTGTTAAGATCTTTGGTACTTCTAATTCAAATGTAGACATATCATATcacaattatatatttgacatttgatcatcatcatcatcatcttcgaaGCCGTTAAAAGTCTTTTATTACGTATTTTTTTTCTAGGCTTTAGCTGACATGAGATCAATAAACCTTTTTGGAGTTCAACAAATTTGTCGGAACACTATTGCACTGGAACAGGTAAAGATCAGTCTATGTTTAAGTGTCGAGTTTTTATCATTTCCAATAGATTCACTGTCTACATCTGTGTGTATTATACATTGGCAGGCCATGACAGCTATTCCATATATCGATGGTGAAAGCGTTCAACAGAACCTAGACCGTGTCCGTACTTATTTCGAACTACTAAACATGCCATTCGAGGTTAGTAGCCAAAGAAAACACTGTTTCATCATGGTTTGTCTATTAGCTTTTCCTCAGCATTCTTACACTCGGATgtttacatgatttttttttctacaggCGTTGCTTGCATTCATAGCGGAACATGACCAGATGTTTACACCCACAGAGTCTGTTTCTCAACTTTATTTCCTTTGAttgaatctaaaaataatacGGTTTCTTGacttattaaaatgaaaatttatatgggCTTTGCAGGTATTCTAATCTTCTAAAGGTGAATGTTCCTGGAAGAGATACTCCTACGGATGCTCAGTCTCGCCTTTCCGAAATTCTTTCTCACTGATATCAACTCCTCGACCCATTCGCTAATTACCATTGATAAACAAAGCTTCTTCTCCAGCAGCCAATctgttttcattatttttcaTAAGCTGCAGAAAGAATCACAATGGCAATTGACATTGACATGTACATCATCTTCCTTCTTCTGCTGCGGTTCCAATATCTTTTCCTTTTTACCTGTAACTTTTCTAGTTTCGTGAGTTGCTTGTTTTGCCGTGACGAATAGGAACCAAAACCTTGCTTTTGGGAGCTTTGTTTTGTCAAAATTCTTTCGTACAGATTTCATTTGTACAGAACTTTCGGAGGTGAGTTCATTTTTCTTCcaagtgaaaacaaaaataaaaagacgtACCATTCATATTTGATTTGTAGCGTTATTTATGCGGCTTGTTGTATACAGAATGATATGAATTGCGCAAGAGCTGTGAAAGAGggtttcaaatttatatattttgcaaataatttgtaaataagATAAGAGGGTTTTTAATTTAAGTCAGTTGTCAGTATATGTATGTCTTTTGGATTTACACTGGCTTAAGGTGAAGCCTGGctgttttcttatataaagcAATGGCTTATTGTAGGTCTTATTCTACACATTAACTATGTAAACATCTTAGAGGCTATTTTGCTCCCCAAGAATTGcaatatttattgtttaaagGACCATTCCAACATCTGTGCCAAAAACTATATAATGTAAGTTGTAAGTAACCAACACTAACTTCATACAACTGAACTTGCTTTGCTTCTTCGTAACAATAACAATATGTGCTGTGAACTCATTTCCAAATGATATCTCCCAAGAAACGCAGAGCAGGGACACCTCTAATCTCCATGTCCACCAACGGAGCCTGCATCAACGTCAAACCTGAGAGTTCCGAATCCTCCCGGATCATATCAAGAGCTCGCATTTGGTCCTGCAGAGTTTCATTTTCTACACGTTTAGATGCATTTCAACACAGCAAAACATAAGTGCAGAagtttgtgtgtatatatatatatacctttctTTTAATGGAACAAAATTTGCAGTCAGAGGAGGATGGAGGGAGAATCTGATTAACAACAAGTCTTTTGACCGGGACACTTTCTTTCTTCAACGAAGCACTTAATCTAGAAGACTCGCTGACAGCCATTACCTACGAGATGATGTCAACAAACATTTTTAAGAACCGTGAAGATGCTGCTAACTTCTAGACTTAAGACTTACGCAATGCATGTTTGAAGATATGCATGTTTGAAGATATAGGAAGGTTATAAATAAATTACCGTGGGGATAGTAACAATGACAAACTCTGTAGACTCTGTGTCACGAAAAAGCTCTCGAACTTTAACCATCCTCTCTCTTAGTCTTTCCAATTTGTCAGCCTTTTCACATTcacagaaaaaaatttaaaaaggaatGAAACGGTTGTCCTCACAAAGATGAAGCCTACTCTATTATAAAGTACTTACAGCATCAGGCTTGTTATCTTCTTTCCCAAAGACTGATTTGATTGCTGAAGTAGCCGAGGTTATTTTCTGCCTAAGCTGTAAGATGCAGAAGAGAAGACAAAAATCTCAGAAACTGATAAGCACTATTGGTAGAAGAAAAGATTTGTATCTGAGACATCTCCCCACCTTCAAGATTTTACCTATGGAGGCGTCAAGGAAGTCTGGTAAGGAGAGTAGCCTCAGCGTATGACCCTGTAAGTAATAGTAGCAAACGAGATTTGTCTCAAcagctagaaaaaaaaaaggaggcaAAAGTTTCAGTGAAGCCTTGCTCACCGTTGGTGCAGTGTCAAACACGATTCTGGTGAACATGTTATACTCAGGTGATTCCAAAAATTGAATGACCTGTGAACACCCTTTTTGACTTATAAGCAAGAaaccaagcaaaaaaaaaaaaaaaaatcaagagaagataaagaaggaTTACCTTAGAAATAGCAATAGCTTCATCCAATCCAGGAGGAGGTGTGTCAAGCAACTCACCAAGTTTAAGTTCCCCCAACTTCatcaacccaaaaaaaaataaaaacagagtcAGTATAAAAATTGCAAAGAGCCATTTAAAATCACAAGTAGATTAGTATCAGAAACAATAAAGCTCACTCCATTAGAAAGTGCACAACAAACATGTtacctgtaaaaaaaaaaaaaaaaaaaaaaaaaaaaaaaaaaaaaaaaacatgttaccTGTTCAACAAGCATCCCAAGACCCATACCATCCATAAAATCTTTAACACCAGTCCCTCCATCCGCCTGAGAGGCACTACGAAACTCTTCTCTCGCCTTCTCAGGGTTTATCTGTTGAActtctattaaattaaaaactcaaattaaaaactaacaaaacaaaaaacaaacattgGGAACTGTTCTTTCTCTACATACTTCAAGAGCAAACAGAGGAGATTCAGGTCCTTCAACAGGCACAAGCATTCCTCCAGTCAaatcctacaaaaaaaaagtcaacacAATCAGAGATACCTttcaatcaatcaaacaaagtTTCAAAGTCGCCTCCTTTTACCTGAGCAAAGGAATCGCTTAACGAATGAGCTGGATCTGTGGAGACAACGAGAGTTGGGTGACCATTGTTAGCAAACCTCACAGCTAAAGAAGCAGCGCAACTAGTTTTCCCCACTCCTCCTTTCCCTCCAAGCATGTAATACTTTCTCTTCGTCCCGGAGACCATCTCATCGAACTCCGACGCCGTCTCCGCCGGGCTAGCTACTGATTTCACTGTAAAGGAGAAATCTTTTCCATCAGTTTAATAATACTCAACAACTCCATGTATTCAATCAGGAATAAAAGAGGAACCTTGGAGCGAGTTTCTCTGGCGATGATGATGTTTGACGGAGAAGGAAAGAATCGGCGGCGAGGAAAGAGTTGTCCGATGGGAGAAAGAGATGAAGTCATTTCGAGTTGTTGGAGAGAATCTGGATTTGCATagaggcgaagaagaagaagaagaagaagatagtagAGAGGAGGCTGAAAGAGTCGTCATTTTTTGCGTCTGCTTCTCTCTTCTTAAGACACAGAAGCGGTGGTGCCGACAAAGGTATGGTATTGTTTTTGCTTCGGACGCAAAAGATATTTAACGCCGTGGATTCGGGTTGGTCGTGGTGCTTTAGTCTCCGATTGTTTGGTTCAGCCACAATTAATCAATCACACCAAATtaaaccagaaaaaaatatctgtttggttcggtttggtttttggttGATTTTGAACTTTtaaggggatgtattcaatttagcatttgatgtgatttgatttttaatggagttttagatgattttaataaattgtagagatttatgtgatttttgttaaactactctagaatatcagctaaaacaatgggatttgagttttaatttttttaactaagaaactccacccaaacaccctaaaatcacctcaaaactttaaaatctcacaacttaaaatattttcaataacagtagatttcagagtactttacgaaatgtcaagttcaataacagtggatgttaaatgagtttttaaaatttatgtttgaataacagtggatttgtcattttaatacaaattacccgaaactctcagttgaatacacccctcTTAAAATTTATTTCCGAAATAACAatcttttgtttagattttgatatttcttattttagaaATTGGTTATTTCCGGTTAGTTCAGTTAAATTTGATTGTCTTTGGTTAGATTTGGTTATTCAACTTGTTTTTGATCCGGTTAGTTCattgatttttgaaaatcaaaaaccaaactaaactgaattatttacaaaatcctACCAGATTAACCAAACTCAAAACCATAACAGAACCGAATCActttcggttcggttggttctGACTAAACTATAACAGATTAATTCGGGTTTGGTCGTTGATTTGTGTCGGTTGTTTTTCGTTTGGGACAGCTCGGCTCGACCACAATCGCACAAAGTGAATCCGAAAATCAGTCTAGCTTGGTTTTTCGTTAATTACATTTATTATCACACAAATTCACCCTTGTATATCCACCCCATCACGTTTGGAATGATTCTTGTCCATTTTTAAGAGTCAAATTTACCCCACAACCCTTGTTTAAATGCTCATACAGAGAGAGCCACTTCCAAATCTTACAAAAGCAAAGTCGATAAGAAAGGTAAAAGAGCAAAACTCCTCAGAATTCAACTACAAACAAATTATTCCAAAAGCTCCATAAGGGCAACGAACTTAAGCGACGAGGAATGGTAGAACAGTGAGCATGAAGGCCTCGTAGTTGAAAGTAGCTGATCCTGATAACGCCGTATCCTTCTCCTTAAACTTCTCAGTCAGCCCCTGCAATTCATTCACATCAAACATCAAAACACACACTCACACTACAAGAATGTGATCCAAGCTAATGAGGAATAGTGTATATATACCTTTACTGTCAAACAACACCTGTAtcaatggaaaagaaaaaacagaatcaGTATGGAACTTTTTTCACTTTCAATCAGATTAAAAGAAAGTTGAGGGGCGGTGAACAACATACTCGATGAAGTTGTCATATTCAATAGCCCTGTTCCTGCCTCCACTTTTATCAAACTTAGAAACCAGCAGATCCAAAACCACAGGAGACACTGAAAACCCGAGGCTCAAGAGTGCATCTCTTAGCTCGTTTGTATCTATTCTGCCACTTCTGTCCTTATCAAACCTCTCGAATATtgtctgaaaaaataaaataaaaacacaaacaccaAACAGTTTATATTAACTCCAAAGATTCTTGATATGTAATAAACCAAaaccattgtttttttttaatataacttacCCTCCAACTCTGAAGACTGTAAAAAAGTGAAGTAAACTCTTTCGGTCCTGCAACGTCGCCATTATTAAAACcattataaatatacttaaaattttaaatcaaacttTAATTATAATAACCGTTAGGTACCAAAGATCAACACTTTGACCAAAATCAAAAAGACTATGATCACTGAACAGTTCTTGATGAGAATTTTGGCTTTGAAGAAACTAACCGATCTTTCTGATGTTGCTGTTGGTGAAGAGATACATGAGGAGATGAACAGTTCTCATGCTGAAGCTCTGATTATACGAAGAGAGCGCCCCCTGAAGCTCCTTGTCGTCGATGAAGCCGCTGTTGTCCCGATCCGCCGCCTGGAAGCAAGCCACGACGTTCGGATCCGTTCCCGGAGGAAACGCCGACGGGAGCAGAGACGCGAACGGGCTTCCGTACGCACCCTGCTGAGGAGGAGGAGCTCCGTAGCCTCCGTGTCCCGACGACGGAGGAGGAGCTCCGTAGCCACCGTAACCACCGGCCGACGATCCGTAGCCGCCGGGAGATCCGTAGGCGGCCTGAGGTTTGTCTTTGTGGGGCTTGTGATCTCCCGCGTAGGGCGCAGACGGCGGCGGTGCGCCGTAAGGAGCGGAGGAAGGTGGAGGCTGAGAGCCGTAGGGGACGGCGTAGGGCGAGGAGGCTGATGATCCGTAGGGAGGAGGGTTGGTGTTGGAGGATCCGTAAGGTTGAGGCGGTGGTGGATTGCCGGAGGATCCGTAGGGTTGTTGTTGCGGTGGTGGTGGATTGCCGCCGTAACCGTAGCCTTGGCTCGAAGGAGGGTAACCAGACATGATGAGAGAGATCAAAGAAGAGAAAGTGGAGAAGATGTTCTTAATGCGTAAGTTTTGTTGTGTAATGGTAGTGTTATTACTATTGTCACGTTGgagtatttattatatatatggaaaGTAGGGTTACGATTCGAGATATTTACGAATGGACCCGGACCATGGCTTTATTTTATACGCGGTCAATAAGGGTGTAATGGTAATTACAGATACGGTCTACACACGCGTGACGcgtcagtttttttcttttgacactTGTGATGTTGTGATCCTCCCGTCGTCAGATCAGCTTTCTCTGGTGGGCCcggttggatttttttttttttttttttttgtgcacccCGGTTGGATTTTAATCACAGCGGAAGTTTGGTTCGAATTTGAACACATGACCGTGCCAGGACTCGGTTCTTAAAaggttttaagttttttttttttcaagtttccattatttttactttttttttgtatgcgTTTATCTTTGCGattataaaattgtaatatttcgTGTAATTGCTTATTCAGCTtgaatattttgataaaatatttaggaatgaTATTTAAACACGCAAAAATTCACTGACTTTAAACATAAGAACTACATTTAAAACAATTGAAAACCCTAAGTCCTAATAAAGAATGAATCTTGATTTTGGTCCTATTTACCTAATTCGTACCTAATCCTGAAAAGAAATCAAAGTAGATAATTTTGACTTTTTAGTAACATAACATATATAcaacttatgatttatttattttccaagGATGATGATCCAAAAATAAGATAGTacacataaattataataatttatttttctaattaaatttgaaaaataaggattatatattctaaattattatttacattaatccgtttatatatatatatactaggtgtgTTACCTGCACATACGAGCACAATTTTCTTacgaatatttattagtttatatattttattaaaataggtATGCTTATTACTatgttaaatttttgaaaacactaacatgtttaaaatttgtTTGGTATGCTTACATTCGCAAGCTCGTACACTTTGTTACTTGAGTGTGGAAACACACCGGAGACTCCACCTCTAGCAATCACAACCGGATCTctgctcaaaaacaaaaaacacatcCCAGCAAGTGTGTAAGAACATCAACATCATCATTGATCATGTTTGGTTACTAACCACTCAATGTCTGCCAGGAAATTGCTGAATCAATGTGTAAGTTGAAGAGGAGCAAAATTATGAATCGGGACCAACACCATTTTTTCGATATTTTCTCAGTTAATCTTTTCTTTAATGTCAAAGTTTTGCAATAACCACGCAACTTACTGAAACggtaatcaattttttttcagttgCATTAAACCACGTTGTTTctaaatttgtgaaaaaaaataatcGCTTTTCTTGGTTGTTAAATGGTGCCAAATAATTTGTTGATCCAGTTTGGTCTTGGCTGACTCGTTATTGATCACTTTGGTCTTGGCAGTGTATATATCACAGATTCCTAAACAAGGAGACAGTCTAATATATTATGAAATTCATAAAAATAgcaaatagtttttatttttatttttataataatttaattgatattaatatacaataatattacattaataactactaaattaattattgaaCTAGGTATGTTGTATGCATATACGGACACAATTTTCTTacgaatatttattagtttatatatattattaaaataagtatgcttattattgtattaaatttttgaaaacactaacatattaaaaatatttttgattttgaaatcttatactTTTGTTATCACTTTTTATACActtatttacttatattttgctcatattttccatttttccattatttttatttttcattacatatattttgctcgtctatactatttaaacataaacaataaaaaaaatttacttacaaaaagtaatagttggatcaatatatttattgttagattgaaataaaaatattatatattttaattaaaatatatgattaatataagtttgttttattttaatatatatttttagattttgaataattattattaactttagttttaataatttatctaatcaaaaaattaaaattcatttttattttgtggttaatttatattttattcagcagaggtataaatgatattgaccattctaaatttttattttacaatatatttgtagattttggataattcttatcattattaattttatttatttatgtaatcagaaaaataaattcttttttatttttagataatttatatatgtatccATTAAGAATATGAACAATATTAATcactctaattttttattttaaaatatatttaaaattttggataattcttatcattattaatttt is a genomic window containing:
- the LOC108812016 gene encoding ATPase GET3B, which translates into the protein MTTLSASSLLSSSSSSSSPLCKSRFSPTTRNDFISFSHRTTLSSPPILSFSVKHHHRQRNSLQVKSVASPAETASEFDEMVSGTKRKYYMLGGKGGVGKTSCAASLAVRFANNGHPTLVVSTDPAHSLSDSFAQDLTGGMLVPVEGPESPLFALEINPEKAREEFRSASQADGGTGVKDFMDGMGLGMLVEQLGELKLGELLDTPPPGLDEAIAISKVIQFLESPEYNMFTRIVFDTAPTGHTLRLLSLPDFLDASIGKILKLRQKITSATSAIKSVFGKEDNKPDAADKLERLRERMVKVRELFRDTESTEFVIVTIPTVMAVSESSRLSASLKKESVPVKRLVVNQILPPSSSDCKFCSIKRKDQMRALDMIREDSELSGLTLMQAPLVDMEIRGVPALRFLGDIIWK
- the LOC130497083 gene encoding probable calcium-binding protein CML49, producing the protein MSGYPPSSQGYGYGGNPPPPQQQPYGSSGNPPPPQPYGSSNTNPPPYGSSASSPYAVPYGSQPPPSSAPYGAPPPSAPYAGDHKPHKDKPQAAYGSPGGYGSSAGGYGGYGAPPPSSGHGGYGAPPPQQGAYGSPFASLLPSAFPPGTDPNVVACFQAADRDNSGFIDDKELQGALSSYNQSFSMRTVHLLMYLFTNSNIRKIGPKEFTSLFYSLQSWRTIFERFDKDRSGRIDTNELRDALLSLGFSVSPVVLDLLVSKFDKSGGRNRAIEYDNFIECCLTVKGLTEKFKEKDTALSGSATFNYEAFMLTVLPFLVA